One window of Streptomyces sp. NBC_00273 genomic DNA carries:
- a CDS encoding DUF2267 domain-containing protein has translation MYDQPRPNPSAVAMTFDQMLERVRYEGAYPTRERAEEAVRTVLVALGRQVTGNERVDLAQALPAEAALALTAQIPDTEHLTGWGFVKDMAARSGATPAIARWDTGAVLAVVARLAGPDLLTRILQQLPGGYALLFGQAELCQPQHAA, from the coding sequence ATGTACGACCAGCCTCGACCGAACCCGTCCGCCGTGGCCATGACGTTCGACCAGATGCTGGAACGCGTGCGCTACGAAGGCGCCTACCCCACCCGGGAACGCGCCGAGGAAGCCGTCCGTACCGTCCTGGTCGCCCTCGGTCGGCAGGTCACCGGCAATGAACGCGTCGACCTTGCCCAGGCCCTGCCCGCCGAGGCCGCCCTCGCCCTGACCGCTCAGATTCCCGACACCGAGCACCTCACCGGCTGGGGTTTCGTCAAAGACATGGCCGCACGATCCGGTGCCACCCCCGCCATCGCCCGCTGGGACACGGGAGCCGTACTCGCCGTCGTCGCCCGCCTCGCCGGGCCCGACCTCCTCACCCGCATCCTCCAGCAGCTTCCCGGCGGCTACGCCCTCCTCTTCGGCCAGGCAGAACTGTGCCAGCCCCAGCACGCCGCCTGA
- a CDS encoding helix-turn-helix domain-containing protein, giving the protein MRRTQHGPGATEAPAGRTDLGRRIAMHREELGLTRDELGERCGADGAYITYLEEHAAAPAIGSLLRLADALGTTAAELSGATTEYPPGRGTAVRDAKLVELSDGECRRLLSTHGVGRVAVFTPEGPAIFPVNYVVAGRDIAFRTSGDAVLARAAGTEVAFEVDHIDDATRLGWSVMVVGEAGGVTDAEELGRLDAVAYSLPWAGGPRTHWMKVTAIRITGRRVIRP; this is encoded by the coding sequence ATGAGGAGAACCCAGCACGGGCCGGGCGCCACAGAGGCGCCGGCCGGACGTACTGACCTCGGGCGGCGGATCGCCATGCACCGTGAGGAACTCGGCCTCACCCGGGACGAACTGGGTGAGCGCTGCGGCGCTGACGGCGCGTACATCACCTACCTGGAGGAACACGCGGCAGCGCCGGCGATCGGCTCCCTTCTGCGACTCGCCGACGCGCTCGGGACGACCGCCGCGGAACTCTCCGGCGCGACGACGGAGTACCCGCCAGGCAGAGGCACGGCCGTGCGGGATGCCAAGCTGGTCGAGTTGTCCGACGGCGAGTGCCGACGACTGCTGTCCACGCACGGCGTGGGCAGGGTCGCTGTCTTCACCCCGGAGGGTCCGGCGATATTCCCGGTCAACTACGTGGTGGCGGGCCGCGACATCGCATTCCGGACCTCGGGTGACGCGGTGCTCGCGCGGGCCGCCGGCACCGAGGTGGCCTTCGAGGTCGACCACATCGACGACGCCACGCGCCTGGGCTGGAGCGTCATGGTCGTAGGCGAGGCGGGAGGCGTCACTGACGCGGAGGAGCTCGGTCGGCTTGACGCAGTCGCGTACTCCCTGCCCTGGGCCGGCGGCCCGAGGACCCATTGGATGAAGGTCACCGCGATCCGGATCACCGGACGCAGGGTGATCAGGCCGTGA
- a CDS encoding ABC transporter permease subunit, whose amino-acid sequence MKTRWPLLWLALHRRRRMLVALMVGMVAFEALIVVVANTIAPGQLFSAGGKGPPSAYRAFSGSGGDVSIASYPGLLGAGLVHPFWIAMQLTAIGALAAAAVAADVESGTIELIVVRPVSRNRLLAERTAAVVIAALALNAAATLTVAAGVWLSPDIHRDVPLSGVFAAGLMGCGFGLCLAGPALAVSAWGSRRAQVIGATIAIGAVGFAVNFIALAWSKAAPLRFISPFHYYTPGDALAQGHVLWPQLGVLVGVGVVGLVLGHALLMKRDLAP is encoded by the coding sequence GTGAAGACGCGGTGGCCCCTGCTGTGGCTGGCACTGCACCGGCGTCGGCGGATGCTGGTGGCCCTCATGGTGGGGATGGTCGCCTTCGAGGCCCTGATCGTGGTGGTGGCGAACACGATCGCGCCCGGGCAGCTCTTCTCTGCGGGCGGGAAGGGCCCTCCGTCGGCGTACCGTGCGTTCAGCGGCTCGGGCGGAGACGTATCGATCGCCAGCTATCCAGGGCTCCTCGGGGCCGGATTGGTGCATCCCTTCTGGATCGCCATGCAGCTGACCGCTATAGGGGCGCTGGCCGCGGCCGCGGTGGCGGCCGACGTGGAATCCGGGACGATCGAGCTCATCGTGGTGCGCCCCGTGAGCCGCAACCGGCTCCTCGCCGAGCGGACCGCCGCCGTGGTGATCGCCGCCCTCGCCCTCAACGCCGCAGCGACGCTGACGGTGGCGGCAGGCGTCTGGTTGTCCCCGGACATCCACCGGGACGTGCCGCTGAGCGGTGTCTTCGCGGCGGGGCTGATGGGGTGCGGCTTCGGGCTGTGCCTGGCCGGACCGGCCCTGGCCGTGTCGGCCTGGGGGAGCCGACGCGCGCAGGTGATCGGTGCGACGATCGCCATCGGGGCGGTCGGCTTCGCGGTGAACTTCATCGCGCTGGCCTGGTCGAAGGCGGCGCCCCTGCGGTTCATCAGCCCCTTCCACTACTACACACCGGGTGACGCACTGGCACAGGGACATGTGCTGTGGCCGCAGCTGGGAGTTCTGGTCGGGGTCGGAGTCGTGGGGCTCGTTCTCGGCCACGCGTTGCTGATGAAGCGGGACCTGGCCCCGTAA
- a CDS encoding Crp/Fnr family transcriptional regulator: MTTLLDEMEPEARQALLAHAHRVDIPAGTRIFKERQRADRFWIIENGTVDLDLHVPGHKAAVVDTLGSGELLGWSWMVPPYSWHLGAVTTHPVRALEFDAEAVRKLCDENAAVGRCISTAVAAVIARRLDSARTRILDLFAPHHSDMPLAYAR; this comes from the coding sequence ATGACCACTCTCCTCGACGAGATGGAACCCGAAGCACGCCAGGCTCTGCTCGCCCACGCCCACCGCGTGGACATCCCCGCCGGAACCCGCATCTTCAAGGAACGGCAGCGGGCCGACCGCTTCTGGATCATCGAGAACGGCACCGTCGACCTCGACCTGCACGTCCCCGGCCACAAGGCCGCCGTCGTCGACACCCTCGGTTCAGGAGAGCTCCTCGGCTGGTCATGGATGGTCCCGCCCTACTCCTGGCACCTCGGCGCCGTCACCACCCACCCCGTTCGGGCGCTCGAATTCGACGCCGAGGCCGTACGGAAGCTCTGCGACGAGAACGCCGCCGTGGGCCGTTGCATATCGACCGCTGTCGCCGCAGTCATCGCCCGTCGCCTCGACTCGGCCCGTACCCGGATCCTCGACCTGTTCGCGCCCCACCACAGCGACATGCCGCTCGCCTACGCCCGCTGA
- a CDS encoding STAS domain-containing protein, translated as MDFRMPIRRYGPIVHLTPAGELDLDTRSALDETQAALDDGVVMVACDMRSLRFIDVTGLRGLLEFVRRLDGRGIAFFADNWQPQPRRLLDLLDSLYPPADINGNPRCAPTSILRRGLQACASARRTAGARVRVGESTAGRNPAASRPQTGSSAARD; from the coding sequence ATGGACTTCCGCATGCCGATCAGGCGCTACGGGCCGATCGTGCACCTCACCCCCGCCGGTGAGCTCGACCTCGACACCCGGTCTGCTCTCGACGAGACGCAGGCCGCCCTCGACGACGGTGTCGTGATGGTGGCCTGCGACATGCGGAGCCTGAGGTTCATCGACGTCACCGGCTTGCGCGGCCTCCTCGAATTCGTCCGCCGTCTCGACGGACGCGGCATCGCGTTCTTCGCCGACAACTGGCAGCCACAGCCCCGCCGCCTCCTGGACCTGCTCGACAGCCTGTACCCGCCCGCCGACATCAACGGAAACCCGCGCTGTGCACCCACCAGCATCCTGCGCCGTGGCCTGCAGGCATGCGCCTCAGCCCGTCGCACCGCGGGGGCGCGGGTACGGGTCGGTGAAAGCACGGCAGGCCGGAACCCTGCCGCATCACGGCCTCAGACCGGAAGTTCAGCAGCCCGTGATTGA
- a CDS encoding HAD family hydrolase, whose protein sequence is MSPFRAVVLDTDGVLLDSAALHAVAWKSAFDGCLDAWATAGTGPPGQLPFDAEREYRELVDGRPRLDGALALLTARGTDLPRGGATDPPGCGTVWAVAARKEHAFTEALKDGAVETFDEVRPALGALRAQGMRCAAVSASRHARPLLESARIAPLFDVLVDGSDADQVNLAGKPDPALFLEAVRRLRVDPVDAAMVEDSLAGVEAGRREHFGLVIGLDRTGGTSAAANLRARGAHVVLPDLTAVVDTVAGAQP, encoded by the coding sequence GTGAGCCCGTTTCGAGCCGTCGTCCTGGACACCGATGGGGTCCTCCTAGACTCTGCTGCGCTGCACGCCGTGGCGTGGAAGTCCGCTTTCGACGGCTGCCTCGACGCCTGGGCGACGGCCGGCACCGGCCCTCCGGGGCAGCTTCCCTTCGACGCCGAGCGGGAGTATCGGGAGCTGGTGGACGGGAGACCCCGTCTCGATGGAGCTCTCGCCCTTCTGACCGCGCGCGGCACAGACCTGCCGCGGGGTGGGGCCACGGATCCGCCGGGGTGCGGCACAGTATGGGCGGTCGCCGCCCGAAAGGAGCACGCGTTCACGGAAGCGCTCAAGGACGGAGCCGTCGAGACGTTCGACGAGGTCCGGCCCGCACTCGGAGCGCTGCGCGCCCAGGGGATGCGATGCGCCGCCGTCTCCGCATCCAGACATGCCCGCCCTCTGCTGGAGTCGGCCCGAATCGCCCCCCTCTTCGACGTGCTCGTAGACGGGTCGGATGCCGACCAGGTGAACCTGGCGGGCAAGCCGGACCCCGCCCTGTTCCTCGAAGCGGTACGCCGGCTGCGCGTGGACCCCGTCGACGCGGCCATGGTCGAAGACTCCCTGGCAGGGGTGGAGGCAGGCCGACGCGAGCACTTCGGCCTGGTGATCGGACTCGACCGGACCGGCGGCACGTCTGCCGCAGCGAACCTCCGTGCTCGCGGCGCGCATGTCGTGCTCCCTGACCTCACCGCCGTCGTGGACACCGTTGCCGGAGCGCAGCCGTGA
- a CDS encoding HSP18 transcriptional regulator — MNEAVEPPAPVPFLAAAAALEAIDRALKDAQGSNAGSPRTTTAASEPDSGPHPALAALLMLREIREQLSGWESGLIETARGRGASWADLACPLGVAGRQAAERRYLRLRPGRDGSTGEERVQATRDTRAAERSVNAWARDNAADLRRLAGQITALTSLPGGAETAIGDLNLALADGDAARLVRPLTDTRPHLRPEDAALAERLDALTRHTDQLRQDTHDQRST; from the coding sequence ATGAACGAGGCCGTCGAGCCGCCGGCACCGGTTCCCTTCCTCGCCGCGGCCGCGGCGCTGGAGGCCATCGACCGGGCCCTCAAGGACGCGCAGGGATCAAACGCGGGATCACCGAGGACTACGACGGCAGCGTCCGAGCCGGACTCGGGCCCACACCCGGCCCTGGCCGCGCTGCTGATGCTGCGCGAGATTCGCGAGCAGCTCTCCGGCTGGGAGAGCGGCCTGATCGAAACCGCCCGCGGCCGGGGGGCCAGCTGGGCCGACCTCGCCTGCCCCCTCGGCGTCGCCGGCCGACAGGCCGCCGAACGGCGCTACCTGCGCCTGCGGCCCGGCAGGGACGGCAGCACCGGCGAGGAACGCGTCCAGGCCACCCGCGACACCCGCGCGGCAGAGCGCAGCGTGAACGCCTGGGCCCGCGACAACGCGGCCGACCTTCGCCGCCTCGCCGGCCAGATCACCGCACTCACCAGCCTTCCGGGCGGCGCCGAGACTGCCATCGGAGACCTGAACCTGGCCCTCGCCGACGGCGACGCCGCCCGCCTCGTTCGCCCCCTGACCGACACCCGGCCCCATCTGAGACCCGAGGACGCCGCCCTCGCCGAACGCCTCGACGCCCTCACCCGCCACACCGACCAGCTCCGCCAGGACACCCACGACCAGCGCAGCACGTGA
- a CDS encoding ABC transporter ATP-binding protein has protein sequence MDAIELRGLTKRYGAVVGVEELTLGIGRGEVFGFLGPNGAGKTTTLRCLTGLLRPTAGHVRVLGMDPLADHRRVARELGYLPGELRLYPELTGAQTLDLLCSLQGRPCTRRAELCERLGLTPAVLRRTVGGYSRGMKQKLGLVQALQHDPQLVVLDEPTEGLDPLVQETFFDLMEQAAADGRTVLLSSHVLPEVQRACGRVAIVREGRLVTVESVAALREARARRIRLAFADGKGMRPLGRAEQWAPRWEGDRVELLVPPSEVVEALRELLALGVADVIVEEAGLDEAFLDLYRNGKAEEAAP, from the coding sequence ATGGATGCGATTGAGCTCAGGGGACTGACCAAGCGATACGGGGCCGTGGTCGGGGTGGAGGAACTCACGCTCGGCATCGGTCGGGGCGAGGTGTTCGGCTTCCTCGGGCCCAACGGGGCGGGCAAGACCACCACGCTCAGGTGCCTGACGGGTTTGCTGCGCCCAACCGCCGGACACGTCCGGGTGCTGGGGATGGACCCGCTCGCCGATCACCGCCGGGTGGCTCGGGAACTCGGCTATCTCCCGGGTGAGCTGCGGCTGTACCCGGAGCTCACCGGGGCGCAGACCCTCGACCTCCTGTGTTCACTCCAAGGCCGGCCCTGCACGAGGCGAGCTGAGCTGTGCGAGCGGCTGGGGCTGACGCCCGCGGTCCTGCGGCGCACGGTGGGCGGGTACTCGCGCGGCATGAAGCAGAAACTGGGCCTGGTGCAGGCGCTGCAGCACGATCCCCAGCTGGTGGTCCTGGACGAGCCGACCGAGGGGCTGGATCCTCTGGTCCAGGAAACGTTCTTCGACTTGATGGAGCAGGCAGCGGCCGACGGCCGCACGGTGCTGTTGTCCAGCCACGTGCTGCCGGAGGTGCAGCGGGCCTGCGGACGCGTGGCGATCGTCCGGGAAGGGCGCCTGGTAACCGTGGAGAGCGTGGCCGCCCTCCGGGAGGCGCGGGCGCGGCGGATTCGTCTGGCCTTCGCTGACGGGAAGGGGATGCGCCCTTTGGGGCGCGCGGAACAGTGGGCGCCCCGCTGGGAGGGCGACCGGGTGGAGCTCCTCGTACCCCCGAGCGAGGTGGTGGAAGCACTGCGTGAGCTGCTGGCCTTGGGGGTGGCCGACGTCATCGTGGAGGAGGCGGGTCTGGACGAGGCGTTCCTGGATCTGTACCGCAACGGCAAGGCGGAGGAGGCCGCGCCGTGA
- a CDS encoding DUF2267 domain-containing protein has translation MPMRQEAFLDHVQEGGEYQTREEAERTARVVMALLGAHLVGNVRAELAARLPETYALILLNPLQAAEPLSPERFVRATAAWIEGATEKTALWDIGAVLSTVAAAAGDALLHEVLLQLPPGYDLLFGHRPT, from the coding sequence ATGCCGATGCGCCAGGAGGCGTTCCTCGACCACGTCCAGGAAGGCGGCGAGTACCAGACCCGGGAAGAGGCGGAACGCACGGCCCGCGTCGTCATGGCCCTGCTCGGTGCCCACTTGGTGGGCAACGTGCGGGCCGAACTCGCCGCACGCCTCCCCGAGACGTACGCTCTGATCCTGCTCAACCCCCTGCAGGCCGCGGAACCACTTTCCCCCGAACGCTTCGTCCGCGCGACTGCGGCCTGGATCGAAGGCGCCACCGAGAAGACGGCCCTGTGGGACATCGGCGCGGTCCTCTCCACCGTGGCTGCAGCGGCGGGAGACGCCCTCCTGCACGAGGTTCTGCTGCAGCTCCCGCCCGGCTACGACCTCCTCTTCGGCCACCGGCCCACCTGA
- a CDS encoding CBS domain-containing protein: protein MTSTPYTVNDVMTKTVVTVTAAAEFKEIATAMERWKVTAVPVIEGEGHVVGVVSEADLLTKEEFHEHGPSLIEQMRRLGDTAKAGSVRAEQLMTTPAVTIRPDATLPQAARLMADRHIKRLPVVDADGTLLGIVSRADLLKVFLRADDDLAAEVRREVVDRLFPLSHRDITVDVTHGIVTLSGRTRDPHLIPVATRLARAVEGVVGVHCRLEGPASA, encoded by the coding sequence ATGACCTCCACCCCGTACACCGTCAACGACGTCATGACGAAGACCGTCGTCACCGTCACCGCCGCCGCCGAATTCAAGGAGATCGCCACCGCGATGGAGCGCTGGAAGGTCACCGCGGTCCCGGTCATCGAAGGCGAAGGCCATGTCGTCGGCGTCGTCTCCGAAGCCGACCTCCTCACCAAGGAGGAGTTCCACGAACACGGACCGAGCCTCATCGAGCAGATGCGCCGCCTCGGCGACACCGCGAAGGCCGGATCGGTCCGCGCCGAGCAGTTGATGACCACACCCGCCGTCACGATCCGCCCCGACGCCACGCTCCCCCAGGCCGCCCGCCTGATGGCCGACCGCCACATCAAACGGCTTCCAGTCGTCGACGCCGACGGCACCCTCCTCGGCATCGTCAGCCGCGCCGACCTCCTGAAGGTCTTCCTCCGCGCCGACGACGACCTGGCCGCCGAGGTCCGCCGCGAGGTCGTCGACCGTCTCTTCCCCCTCTCGCACCGTGACATCACGGTCGACGTCACGCACGGGATCGTCACCCTGTCGGGAAGGACCCGCGACCCCCACCTCATCCCCGTGGCCACGCGCCTCGCCCGGGCCGTCGAAGGTGTGGTCGGCGTGCACTGCCGGCTCGAAGGCCCCGCCTCGGCGTAA
- a CDS encoding Hsp20/alpha crystallin family protein: protein MLMRTDPFREMDRIFQQLSGTTGTWSKPTVMPMDAYREGDAYVIAFDLPGVSTEAIDIDVERNMLTVKAERRPAASGDSVQMELSERPLGVFSRQVMLADTLDTEHIEADYDAGVLTLRIPIAERAKPRKIAIGGESGRKQISG from the coding sequence ATGCTGATGCGCACCGACCCGTTCCGCGAGATGGACCGGATCTTCCAGCAGCTGTCCGGTACGACCGGGACCTGGTCCAAGCCGACCGTGATGCCGATGGACGCCTACCGCGAGGGCGACGCGTACGTGATCGCCTTCGACCTCCCCGGCGTGAGCACCGAGGCGATCGACATCGACGTCGAGCGGAACATGCTGACCGTGAAGGCCGAGCGCAGGCCCGCGGCGAGCGGTGACAGCGTGCAGATGGAGCTTTCAGAGCGGCCCCTGGGTGTCTTCTCCCGCCAGGTCATGCTGGCCGACACCCTCGACACCGAGCACATCGAAGCCGACTACGACGCGGGTGTCCTGACCCTGCGCATCCCGATCGCCGAGCGCGCCAAGCCGCGGAAGATCGCCATCGGCGGCGAGTCCGGCCGCAAGCAGATCTCCGGCTGA
- a CDS encoding MBL fold metallo-hydrolase, producing the protein MSETAPRPATASPRPALLRLLGAVRTVTGSKFLVESDHARILVDCGLFQGFADLRRRNWDKPGFDASDLRAVVVTHAHLDHCGYLPRLVRHGFRGPILCTPGTARLAEIVLRDSARLQMEAAEHANSHGWSKHRPAKPLYDDSDVENTLKFFDPVEVGSEIEIMAGTKLTLHHGGHILGSAWAHLTLEDGHTLAVSGDLGRPGHPLLLPPEPFTGADVLLMESTYGDRRHDHETARREFAAVITRTLSRGGTVVIPAFAIDRTEVVLHELAELRGDGTLPRHVPVYVDSPMALAALDVYRDALRSRAPELRPEILAQGEAVFSPEPFLAARTVQESIDINSTTGPAVIVSSAGMATGGRVLHHLHRLLPDPRNAVVIVGFAAAGTRARDLVDGVRTLKMFGEYVPVRAEVADVPHFSAHADADQIIDWLRDAPPPHTTYLVHGEETAAETLRDRIDHELGWTAVVPKSGEAVLVR; encoded by the coding sequence ATGTCCGAGACAGCCCCGCGCCCCGCTACCGCCTCGCCCAGACCTGCACTCCTCCGGTTGCTCGGTGCGGTACGCACGGTCACCGGCAGCAAGTTCCTCGTCGAGAGCGACCACGCCCGCATCCTGGTCGACTGCGGGCTCTTCCAGGGTTTCGCGGACCTGCGCCGTCGCAACTGGGACAAGCCCGGCTTCGACGCCTCCGACCTCCGCGCCGTGGTCGTGACCCATGCTCACCTGGACCACTGCGGCTATCTGCCGCGCCTGGTCCGGCACGGCTTCCGTGGTCCGATCCTCTGCACCCCCGGTACGGCCCGCCTCGCCGAGATCGTGCTCCGCGACAGTGCCCGCCTCCAGATGGAGGCCGCCGAGCACGCCAACAGTCACGGCTGGTCCAAGCACCGCCCCGCCAAGCCGCTCTACGACGACTCGGACGTCGAGAACACGTTGAAGTTCTTCGACCCGGTCGAGGTCGGCAGCGAGATCGAGATCATGGCCGGAACGAAGCTGACGCTGCACCACGGCGGACACATCCTCGGCTCAGCCTGGGCCCACCTCACGCTGGAGGACGGCCACACCCTGGCCGTCAGTGGCGACCTTGGTCGTCCCGGGCACCCCCTGCTGCTGCCCCCGGAGCCGTTCACCGGCGCCGACGTGCTGCTGATGGAGTCCACCTACGGCGACCGCCGCCACGACCACGAGACGGCACGGCGCGAGTTCGCTGCCGTGATCACCCGAACGCTGTCGCGAGGAGGAACCGTCGTCATCCCGGCATTCGCGATCGACCGAACCGAGGTCGTCCTGCACGAGCTGGCCGAGCTGCGCGGCGACGGCACGCTGCCCCGCCACGTGCCCGTCTACGTGGACAGCCCCATGGCCCTGGCCGCCTTGGACGTGTACCGCGACGCCCTGCGGTCCCGCGCTCCCGAACTGCGGCCCGAGATCCTGGCCCAGGGCGAGGCGGTGTTCAGCCCGGAGCCCTTCCTGGCCGCCCGTACCGTCCAGGAGTCCATCGACATCAACAGCACCACAGGCCCCGCGGTCATCGTCTCCTCCGCCGGCATGGCCACCGGAGGCCGGGTCCTGCACCACCTGCACCGGCTGCTGCCCGACCCCCGCAACGCCGTCGTGATCGTCGGCTTCGCCGCGGCCGGCACTCGGGCGCGTGACCTCGTCGACGGAGTCCGCACCCTCAAGATGTTCGGCGAGTACGTTCCCGTACGCGCCGAGGTGGCCGACGTACCCCACTTCTCCGCCCACGCGGACGCCGACCAGATCATCGACTGGCTGCGCGACGCCCCGCCCCCACACACCACCTACCTCGTCCATGGCGAGGAGACCGCCGCCGAGACCCTCCGAGACCGCATCGACCACGAGCTGGGATGGACGGCCGTCGTACCCAAATCCGGCGAGGCCGTCCTGGTCCGCTGA